A genome region from Oryzias latipes chromosome 2, ASM223467v1 includes the following:
- the rbm43 gene encoding RNA-binding protein 43, which yields MAGAQQWLDGRRTVVVSGVPAPLPPSRMADKLTIHFQSRRRSAGGDVEGVTYPTDMDGVAFVTFDRAEDAAKVVEKEQQVMEDEEFPAVYTLTVFPFSTDVFLYVNSATVDLSVFDDPASLIARLKSTYRSIRFQRLPQQSKVSIEGPFYAVRALREDLTARANSLKPLAQSASINSNVNIPNFSSKLQVPDETLGAVGEVVEQLTAHRRLEMSTNCRTDGLPSSRREVVGAETMTRTASFFAEQEMSVKPKKLTNAPSAGTKGHSKVPSSPVPSERGRSPMRDPKGAGGRRSDDVDDIWVDEYTFKYIKNFHKEHLDRCLTGLDVWEEHVEGNGLVRIRLRDKESSRKDAAKDLQTLITSEHANLRVYEISLDQTQLRSKRQLTKFCEDAAFLYQNVLYLLEESSIKVIGPASPSFLFRLFLEDKIQMTFLDI from the exons ATGGCGGGGGCGCAGCAGTGGTTGGATGGCCGCCGGACGGTGGTCGTATCCGGTGTCCCAGCACCGCTACCCCCCAGTAGAATGGCCGACAAGCTGACTATCCACTTCCAGAGCCGCCGACGGAGTGCAGGGGGGGACGTGGAGGGGGTGACCTACCCCACCGACATGGACGGAGTCGCGTTCGTCACTTTTGATCGAGCTGAAG atgcagcaaaggtGGTGGAAAAGGAACAGCAAGTGATGGAGGATGAGGAGTTTCCTGCTGTCTACACCCTCACCGTGTTTCCCTTCAGCACAGAC GTGTTTCTGTACGTCAACAGCGCCACGGTGGATCTCTCCGTTTTTGACGATCCCGCTTCGTTGATAGCGCGTCTTAAGTCTACTTACAGATCGATACGATTCCAGCGTTTGCCCCAGCAGAGTAAGGTCAGCATTGAGGGGCCTTTCTATGCGGTCAGGGCTCTGAGAGAAGACCTCACCGCGAGGGCCAACAGCCTTAAACCCTTAGCCCAAAGCGCTAGTATCAACTCAAACGTTAACATCCCAAACTTTTCCTCAAAGCTACAAGTTCCTGATGAGACTTTGGGTGCAGTGGGGGAGGTGGTGGAACAGCTGACTGCTCATAGGAGGCTTGAAATGTCCACAAACTGTAGAACGGATGGATTACCCTCCAGCCGTAGGGAGGTGGTAGGAGCAGAAACTATGACGAGGACGGCGTCCTTTTTTGCTGAGCAAGAAATGTCAGTAAAACCAAAGAAACTCACCAATGCTCCTTCAGCCGGGACCAAAGGACATTCCAAAGTGCCAAGCAGCCCCGTGCCATCTGAGAGGGGCCGTTCGCCAATGAGGGACCCGAAAGGCGCCGGAGGGCGGCGCTCAGATGACGTAGACGACATTTGGGTGGATGAGTACACATTCAAGTACATTAAAAACTTCCATAAAGAGCACTTGGACAGATGCCTGACGGGTTTGGACGTCTGGGAGGAGCACGTGGAGGGAAACGGCCTGGTGCGGATACGTCTGAGGGACAAGGAGTCATCGAGGAAAGACGCCGCCAAGGACCTCCAGACTCTCATAACGTCTGAGCACGCCAACCTGAGAGTTTATGAAATCTCTCTGGACCAAACGCAGCTGCGCTCTAAGAGACAACTGACTAAATTCTGCGAGGACGCAGCCTTCCTGTACCAAAATGTTCTTTACCTGCTCGAGGAATCTTCTATTAAAGTCATCGGCCCGGCTTCACCATCCTTCCTGTTCCGTTTGTTTTTGGAGGACAAAATACAAATGACATTTCTGGATATTTAG